The Stigmatella aurantiaca DW4/3-1 genome contains the following window.
GGCTCAGGAGCCGCTGGGCCCGTGACTGCGGGGCGTTCGGATCCTTCTTGCGCCCGTACTGGCCCGCCAGTCCGCCTCCTGCTGGGTCCTTCGCGAGCACCTCCAGCTCGGCCGCCGACTGGATGAAGTGCTCCTTCGCCTCGAAAAAGGTGAGCGAGCCGTTGGTGTACCAGGCCGCCGCCTTCGCGGCACCGTTCTCCATCGCCTCCTGCTCACTGTCCGCGCAGTGGACGAAGGTGAAGAAAGCCACCTGATCATTCACGCGTTCACCCACCGGCTTGCAGTTCTTGCGGAGGGCTTCCCGGTAGAGGTGGATCATGTCCGCCACTTCGTCCAAGGAGGCCCACAACGTCACGCCCAGCGCCCCCACGCCGTTGCGCCCCGCTTGCTCGAACGAGGCGGGGCTGGAGCAAGCCTGCCAGAGCGCCGGGTGCGGCTTGCGGTACGGCTTCGGGACGACGTTGATGTTGCGGATCTGGTAGTCCTTGCTGTCCCAGGAGAACGGCTCCGAGCCCCACATCTTGGGGATCATCTCGAACGCCTGCTGCATCTGCCCACGGGTGAGGTCGGGGTCGATGTTGAAGGTCCGCCACTCGGGGACAGTGCTCCGGGCGAGCCCGAGCTGGAAGCGGCCCCCACTCAGGTGGTCGATGAAGGCGGCGCGCTCGGCGATGCGAATGGGGTGGTTAAACCGCGCGGGCGCGAGCACGGATGAGTGGCCGACGTGCATGCGCCGGGTGCTCATGGCGATGGCCGTGAGCATGCACTCCGGCGCCGAGCTGTAGCTGAACTCCATCGCGGCGTGGTGCTCCACTTGCCACCACACCCCGTACCCCATCTCATCCGCCAACCGGGCCTGCTCCAGCGTCTCCTGGATCAATCGGTGTTCGTGATTCTCGCCGTCCCACAGCGCCTTCGGTTGCTGCATCTCCGAGAAGATATCGAGTCTCATTCACTTCTCCGCGCGGAGGCATCCCTCGGGAGCCCGGGTATTCTGGGCATGCTGCCTGAGACCGGGCCGGCTTGCAGCACGGCCCGCCCATGCGGAGGAGTCGCTCGCCCCCGGCGGCCTATCTACTCACAGTGACAACCACATCACTGAAAGACTGGCTGGAGGACGGTACGTCCTTGCACACCTCCCCGTCGATCAGGTGAGACCCCATATCGAACAGGATCCGCACCGCATCCGTGCCAGGCAGGGGAATGATTGCCTCCGGGGCGGAATCGGATGGAGCGGTCAAAACCGCCACCTTCTGCGGCACACTGCTCGCGTCGCCCCCCCATTTCCAGAGCGCGAACGGCCCATTGCTCTCGTCATGCGGGCCGCTGAGGATGAGCACCGCCTGGTGTGTCTCGGACCACGCCATGCCCCGGATGCCATGGCCCCCCAGGTTCAGCAGGAAGGCCTGGCCAAACCGGGCTTTGGCCCCGGAGATGACCGCGTCTCGATTGGTCAACGAGACGGCAATCGCATTCGAGCCAGACCGAGGGTTGCGAAAGCCCACCAGCAACGCTCCCGAGGGCATGGCCGCCAACCCCTCGAGGTTGACGCCCTCCTCCTTGGGCGCCAGCCTCGCCACGGTG
Protein-coding sequences here:
- a CDS encoding LLM class flavin-dependent oxidoreductase → MRLDIFSEMQQPKALWDGENHEHRLIQETLEQARLADEMGYGVWWQVEHHAAMEFSYSSAPECMLTAIAMSTRRMHVGHSSVLAPARFNHPIRIAERAAFIDHLSGGRFQLGLARSTVPEWRTFNIDPDLTRGQMQQAFEMIPKMWGSEPFSWDSKDYQIRNINVVPKPYRKPHPALWQACSSPASFEQAGRNGVGALGVTLWASLDEVADMIHLYREALRKNCKPVGERVNDQVAFFTFVHCADSEQEAMENGAAKAAAWYTNGSLTFFEAKEHFIQSAAELEVLAKDPAGGGLAGQYGRKKDPNAPQSRAQRLLSRVVQGETVPDEDLWEVLSEQESLIVGSKEQVRKRLKRYEALGIDALMSFHQVGALPHEKVMKSIRLTGELIPEFNAPPPP